One window of the Equus asinus isolate D_3611 breed Donkey chromosome 28, EquAss-T2T_v2, whole genome shotgun sequence genome contains the following:
- the TUBB3 gene encoding tubulin beta-3 chain: MREIVHIQAGQCGNQIGAKFWEVISDEHGIDPSGNYVGDSDLQLERISVYYNEASSHKYVPRAILVDLEPGTMDSVRSGAFGHLFRPDNFIFGQSGAGNNWAKGHYTEGAELVDSVLDVVRKECENCDCLQGFQLTHSLGGGTGSGMGTLLISKVREEYPDRIMNTFSVVPSPKVSDTVVEPYNATLSIHQLVENTDETYCIDNEALYDICFRTLKLATPTYGDLNHLVSATMSGVTTSLRFPGQLNADLRKLAVNMVPFPRLHFFMPGFAPLTARGSQQYRALTVPELTQQMFDAKNMMAACDPRHGRYLTVATVFRGRMSMKEVDEQMLAIQSKNSSYFVEWIPNNVKVAVCDIPPRGLKMSSTFIGNSTAIQELFKRISEQFTAMFRRKAFLHWYTGEGMDEMEFTEAESNMNDLVSEYQQYQDATAEEEGEMYEDDEEESEAQGPK, from the exons TTCTGGGAGGTCATCAGCGATGAGCACGGCATAGACCCCAGTGGCAACTATGTGGGGGACTCGGACCTGCAGCTGGAGCGCATCAGCGTCTACTACAACGAGGCCTCTT ctcaCAAGTATGTGCCCCGGGCCATCCTGGTGGACCTGGAGCCTGGAACCATGGACAGCGTCCGGTCTGGGGCCTTTGGGCACCTCTTCAGGCCTGACAACTTCATCTTCG GTCAGAGTGGGGCCGGCAACAACTGGGCCAAGGGCCACTACACGGAGGGTGCCGAGCTGGTGGACTCGGTCCTGGACGTAGTGCGGAAGGAGTGTGAGAACTGCGACTGTCTGCAGGGCTTCCAGCTGACCCACTCTCTGGGCGGGGGCACGGGATCCGGGATgggcacactgctcatcagcaaGGTGCGCGAGGAGTACCCTGACCGCATCATGAACACCTTCAGTGTGGTGCCCTCACCCAAGGTGTCGGACACAGTGGTGGAGCCCTACAACGCCACGCTGTCCATCCACCAGCTGGTGGAGAACACGGACGAGACCTACTGCATCGACAACGAGGCCCTCTACGACATCTGCTTCCGCACGCTCAAGCTGGCCACGCCCACCTACGGGGACCTCAACCACCTGGTGTCGGCCACCATGAGCGGTGTCACCACTTCCCTCCGCTTCCCCGGCCAGCTCAATGCCGACCTCCGCAAGCTGGCCGTGAACATGGTGCCCTTCCCCCGCCTGCACTTCTTCATGCCCGGCTTCGCCCCACTCACTGCCCGGGGCAGCCAGCAGTACCGGGCCCTGACGGTGCCTGAGCTCACCCAGCAGATGTTTGATGCCAAGAACATGATGGCTGCCTGCGACCCCCGCCATGGCCGCTACCTGACCGTGGCCACCGTCTTCCGCGGCCGCATGTCCATGAAGGAGGTGGATGAGCAGATGCTGGCCATCCAGAGCAAGAACAGCAGCTACTTCGTGGAGTGGATCCCCAACAATGTGAAGGTGGCCGTGTGCGACATCCCGCCCCGTGGGCTCAAGATGTCCTCCACCTTCATCGGCAACAGCACGGCCATCCAGGAGCTGTTCAAGCGCATCTCGGAGCAGTTCACGGCCATGTTCCGGCGCAAGGCCTTCCTGCACTGGTACACGGGCGAGGGCATGGACGAGATGGAGTTCACCGAGGCCGAGAGCAACATGAACGACCTGGTGTCCGAGTACCAGCAGTACCAGGACGCCACGGCTGAGGAGGAGGGCGAGATGTACGAAGATGACGAAGAGGAATCCGAGGCCCAGGGCCCCAAGTGA